The Nitrosopumilus sp. genome includes a window with the following:
- a CDS encoding GTP-binding protein, translating to MGIPEKIKAIQDEMARTQINKATEHHIGLLKAKIAKLKREQEADVAKKSGIKQDGFDVRRSGDATVVFIGLPSVGKSTLLNKMTSANSTVGAFQFTTLTVVPGMMEYRGARIQVLDLPGIIKGASTGKGLGKRILSVARSADLVLLILDVFQPFHEDVLVNELGNIGIRLNQLPPNITIEKASMGGIAIAQQVKLTKITEKHLKDILHLYGLVSARVVVREDLTSEQLADHIAGNVSYSKALTVLNKIDLVDQEFLKDLKTKIKSDVIEVSANSNTNIDLLKEKIYEKLKFIRIYMRPKGEETDFKEPLIAREGDTVEDICNKLHRRLKKEFRYGLVWGKSVKFGGQRVSLNHILLDEDVLTIIKRRGV from the coding sequence TTGGGAATTCCTGAAAAGATAAAGGCCATTCAAGATGAAATGGCAAGAACTCAGATCAATAAAGCCACTGAGCATCACATAGGTCTGTTAAAGGCAAAAATTGCTAAACTTAAAAGAGAACAAGAAGCTGATGTAGCTAAGAAATCTGGGATTAAGCAAGATGGATTTGATGTAAGAAGAAGTGGCGATGCAACAGTTGTGTTTATTGGATTACCTAGTGTTGGAAAATCTACGCTGTTAAATAAAATGACAAGTGCAAATTCTACAGTTGGGGCTTTCCAATTTACCACTCTTACAGTTGTGCCAGGGATGATGGAGTATAGAGGTGCAAGAATTCAAGTTTTAGATCTTCCTGGAATTATCAAAGGTGCATCTACAGGCAAGGGATTAGGAAAAAGAATTTTGTCTGTTGCAAGAAGTGCTGATCTTGTATTGCTCATACTAGATGTATTCCAACCTTTTCATGAAGATGTCTTGGTAAATGAATTGGGAAATATTGGAATTAGGCTTAATCAACTACCTCCGAACATCACAATAGAAAAAGCATCTATGGGTGGAATTGCAATTGCCCAACAAGTTAAACTGACAAAAATTACTGAGAAGCACCTTAAAGACATCTTACATCTTTATGGATTAGTTAGTGCGCGTGTAGTAGTAAGAGAAGATCTTACATCAGAACAACTGGCAGATCATATTGCTGGAAATGTAAGCTATTCAAAAGCACTGACAGTTTTAAATAAAATTGATTTAGTGGATCAAGAATTTCTAAAAGATTTGAAAACAAAAATAAAATCAGATGTAATCGAAGTATCTGCAAATTCAAATACAAACATCGATTTACTCAAAGAGAAAATATATGAAAAATTGAAATTTATCAGGATTTACATGAGGCCTAAAGGAGAAGAAACAGATTTCAAAGAGCCATTGATTGCAAGAGAAGGAGATACGGTTGAAGATATTTGTAATAAACTTCATAGAAGATTGAAAAAAGAATTTAGATATGGTTTAGTCTGGGGTAAAAGTGTAAAATTTGGAGGACAAAGAGTAAGTCTAAATCACATTTTACTAGATGAAGATGTATTAACAATTATCAAAAGAAGAGGAGTATAA
- a CDS encoding phosphoglycolate phosphatase translates to MKKRTFAVDIDGTITENGGGRIHLGALEALRHLTNMGHNVIFVTGRSSVEGFLLSVFGGTTKIAVGENGGCITLNSDEHMMLGNIDECKNALKVIQNNIENVKEKPVFPRMTEVVLQRTFDLDLARSVLAENNIEVELSDSQYAYHINSHGIDKGYGFSKIMKKLGILRDDVIAIGDSATDVPLFKVANTSIALGNASEQVKSQATTTVSAHSGDGLLEALDRLASRNWELT, encoded by the coding sequence GTGAAAAAGAGAACATTTGCAGTAGATATTGACGGCACAATAACTGAAAATGGTGGTGGACGTATTCATCTTGGTGCACTTGAAGCACTTAGACATTTAACTAACATGGGCCATAATGTAATTTTTGTAACAGGTAGATCATCAGTTGAAGGGTTTTTGCTTTCGGTATTTGGCGGAACTACAAAAATTGCAGTTGGTGAGAACGGCGGATGCATCACTCTAAATTCTGATGAACATATGATGTTAGGAAACATAGATGAATGCAAAAATGCATTAAAAGTAATTCAAAACAATATTGAAAATGTGAAAGAAAAACCAGTTTTTCCCAGGATGACTGAGGTAGTGTTACAGAGAACATTTGATCTTGATCTTGCAAGAAGTGTTTTAGCTGAAAACAATATCGAAGTAGAATTATCTGATAGTCAATATGCATATCACATTAATTCTCATGGCATTGACAAAGGCTATGGGTTTTCAAAGATTATGAAGAAATTGGGAATTTTACGTGATGATGTTATTGCCATAGGTGACAGTGCAACTGATGTTCCACTGTTTAAAGTGGCAAATACAAGTATTGCGTTAGGAAATGCCTCAGAGCAGGTAAAATCACAAGCCACGACAACAGTTTCTGCTCATTCAGGGGATGGTCTTCTTGAAGCATTAGATAGATTAGCGTCAAGAAATTGGGAATTAACATAA
- a CDS encoding VOC family protein: MTKSIPDGFHTVTPSIVLSNSKEAIEFYKKAFNAREIYQMPTPDGKTMHAMIQIGDSFVMMSDEFPQMGCSSPTTVGGTSTTIHLYVEDSDKVYNQAVKAGAKPVMPLMDAFWGDRCGSVIDPFGHSWMVSTHKKDMSPEEMQKAAKEYMSKQHSQ; encoded by the coding sequence ATGACAAAATCAATACCTGACGGATTCCACACTGTGACTCCATCAATTGTTCTGAGTAATTCCAAAGAAGCAATAGAGTTTTACAAAAAAGCATTTAATGCAAGAGAGATCTATCAAATGCCTACTCCAGATGGCAAGACAATGCATGCCATGATTCAGATTGGAGATTCCTTTGTTATGATGAGTGATGAATTCCCACAAATGGGTTGTAGTTCTCCAACTACAGTAGGAGGTACTTCGACCACAATTCACCTGTATGTAGAGGATTCAGATAAGGTCTATAATCAAGCAGTTAAAGCAGGTGCCAAACCAGTAATGCCATTAATGGATGCATTCTGGGGAGATAGATGTGGAAGTGTGATTGATCCATTTGGACATTCATGGATGGTGTCTACACATAAAAAAGACATGTCACCTGAAGAGATGCAAAAAGCCGCCAAAGAATACATGTCAAAACAACATAGCCAATAA
- a CDS encoding universal stress protein, translating into MKKILVPFDGSMYSEKAFEKALEIAEKFESEIIGMTVIQSKISDSAGMSMTRMQEIQDEEEAIAAAKLKKLEDKARSKNIPFSIKIIHNPSSSEAIVSYANSHDIDLVVMGSHGRTGFRKIVLGSVANGVVGHAKCSVLITKGEK; encoded by the coding sequence TTGAAAAAAATACTTGTACCGTTTGATGGTTCTATGTACTCTGAAAAAGCATTTGAAAAAGCATTAGAAATTGCAGAAAAGTTTGAATCAGAAATAATAGGCATGACCGTAATACAATCAAAAATATCTGACTCTGCTGGGATGTCTATGACACGTATGCAGGAAATTCAAGACGAGGAGGAAGCTATTGCTGCTGCAAAGCTTAAAAAACTTGAGGACAAGGCAAGGAGCAAAAACATACCATTCTCAATAAAAATAATTCACAATCCTTCATCTTCAGAAGCAATAGTATCTTATGCAAATAGCCATGATATTGATTTGGTCGTGATGGGATCTCACGGCAGAACAGGTTTTAGAAAGATTGTGCTTGGAAGTGTTGCAAATGGTGTTGTAGGACATGCAAAATGTTCTGTTTTAATTACAAAGGGAGAAAAATGA